The following proteins are encoded in a genomic region of Tenebrio molitor chromosome 7, icTenMoli1.1, whole genome shotgun sequence:
- the LOC138135932 gene encoding solute carrier family 35 member F3 isoform X5: protein MTRDGDIPTIFNPRGRNRAPSVLVTDEGVANGPFAHADSVSSQQEPIEIASPTAPTGLAAKLKSCSVSLCSKSARKIYFGIWVTICVTASWVGATHCIKYLYLQRPVTPDSDDDPVLVPHDTTGLNMTALQKQYAASYQAPFFTTWFVTNWTMLFFPLYFLSRLSTKRCESATDIFSESVRGYRDKGFTAGRFMTRCSIFCLLWVGTNYMYILSLKILLATDVMALFATNVSFVYLLSWVILHEQFVGIRIMAVIICDTGVALLAYMDGITGSPTLGGVVLATSAAAGSAVYKVLFKKIIGEATYGQVALFFSLIGMLNAALLWPLCLGLFLTGVESMHWDKLPWPALLTASSLSLVANLLGNFSVALTYDLFITLGLITAVPVSAALDVVLYGANFEGMKLAGMILIAVGFFLVMFPDNWPDYITRLLRNIIMLSHSARPSFCKREDLHLPPNH, encoded by the exons ATGACACGGGACGGGGACATCCCGACTATATTCAATCCACGTGGTCGGAACCGTGCACCCAGTGTTTTAGTAACAGATGAAGGAGTTGCCAATGGACCATTTGCCCATGCAGATTCCGTCAGCAGTCAACAAGAACCCATCGAAATCGCATCACCCACTGCTCCCACAGGACTCGCAGCCAAACTCAAATCCTGCTCCGTCTCACTTTGTTCCAAATCAGCACGTAAA ATTTATTTTGGAATTTGGGTGACAATATGCGTGACTGCGTCGTGGGTGGGGGCCACCCATTGCATCAAATACTTGTACTTGCAAAGACCGGTAACTCCGGACTCAGATGATGATCCCGTCCTGGTGCCCCACGACACGACAGGACTCAACATGACTGCCCTTCAGAAACAGTAT GCAGCATCATATCAGGCACCTTTTTTTACTACATGGTTCGTAACAAATTGGACGATGTTATTTTTTCCGTTGTATTTCTTGAGTCGACTGAGTACGAAACGATGCGAGTCCGCCACTGACATCTTTTCCGAAAGCGTACGAGGATACAGAGACAAAGGGTTTACTGCAG GACGATTTATGACGAGGTGCAGTATATTTTGCCTCCTGTGGGTAGGAACGAACTACATGTACATACTTTCACTAAAAATCCTCCTGGCCACCGACGTCATGGCGCTCTTTGCAACGAACGTCTCTTTCGTGTATCTCCTCTCGTGGGTCATCCTCCACGAGCAGTTTGTCGGAATTCGG ATAATGGCTGTGATTATTTGCGACACGGGGGTGGCGTTGTTGGCGTATATGGACGGAATCACCGGTAGCCCCACGCTCGGGGGTGTGGTTCTGGCAACATCGGCGGCAGCGGGTTCTGCTGTTTACAAAGTTCTCTTCAAGAAGATCATCGGGGAAGCCACTTACGGCCAAGTAGCCCTTTTCTTCTCGCTCATTGGAATGTTGAACGCGGCATTGTTGTGGCCGTTGTGTCTTGGATTGTTCTTGACGGGGGTGGAAAGCATGCACTGGGATAAATTACCATGGCCTGCGCTGCTTACCGCAAGCTCTCTTTCTCTAG TTGCCAATTTATTGGGTAATTTCAGTGTTGCCCTGACCTACGACTTGTTTATAACTTTAGGGTTGATAACTGCTGTTCCAGTTTCAGCAG CGTTGGACGTGGTACTGTACGGTGCTAACTTTGAGGGGATGAAACTGGCAGGAATGATCCTGATCGCCGTGGGATTTTTCCTGGTCATGTTTCCGGACAACTGGCCAGACTACATAACAAGACTTCTAAG AAATATCATCATGTTGAGTCACAGTGCCAG GCCATCCTTCTGCAAGCGAGAGGATCTACATCTGCCCCCGAATCATTAA
- the LOC138135932 gene encoding solute carrier family 35 member F3 isoform X2: MTRDGDIPTIFNPRGRNRAPSVLVTDEGVANGPFAHADSVSSQQEPIEIASPTAPTGLAAKLKSCSVSLCSKSARKIYFGIWVTICVTASWVGATHCIKYLYLQRPVTPDSDDDPVLVPHDTTGLNMTALQKQYAASYQAPFFTTWFVTNWTMLFFPLYFLSRLSTKRCESATDIFSESVRGYRDKGFTAGRFMTRCSIFCLLWVGTNYMYILSLKILLATDVMALFATNVSFVYLLSWVILHEQFVGIRIMAVIICDTGVALLAYMDGITGSPTLGGVVLATSAAAGSAVYKVLFKKIIGEATYGQVALFFSLIGMLNAALLWPLCLGLFLTGVESMHWDKLPWPALLTASSLSLVANLLGNFSVALTYDLFITLGLITAVPVSAALDVVLYGANFEGMKLAGMILIAVGFFLVMFPDNWPDYITRLLRNIIMLSHSARWSRRNRHGMQGAHRRDVVDYRTGYIRSHLRSPSGRVR; the protein is encoded by the exons ATGACACGGGACGGGGACATCCCGACTATATTCAATCCACGTGGTCGGAACCGTGCACCCAGTGTTTTAGTAACAGATGAAGGAGTTGCCAATGGACCATTTGCCCATGCAGATTCCGTCAGCAGTCAACAAGAACCCATCGAAATCGCATCACCCACTGCTCCCACAGGACTCGCAGCCAAACTCAAATCCTGCTCCGTCTCACTTTGTTCCAAATCAGCACGTAAA ATTTATTTTGGAATTTGGGTGACAATATGCGTGACTGCGTCGTGGGTGGGGGCCACCCATTGCATCAAATACTTGTACTTGCAAAGACCGGTAACTCCGGACTCAGATGATGATCCCGTCCTGGTGCCCCACGACACGACAGGACTCAACATGACTGCCCTTCAGAAACAGTAT GCAGCATCATATCAGGCACCTTTTTTTACTACATGGTTCGTAACAAATTGGACGATGTTATTTTTTCCGTTGTATTTCTTGAGTCGACTGAGTACGAAACGATGCGAGTCCGCCACTGACATCTTTTCCGAAAGCGTACGAGGATACAGAGACAAAGGGTTTACTGCAG GACGATTTATGACGAGGTGCAGTATATTTTGCCTCCTGTGGGTAGGAACGAACTACATGTACATACTTTCACTAAAAATCCTCCTGGCCACCGACGTCATGGCGCTCTTTGCAACGAACGTCTCTTTCGTGTATCTCCTCTCGTGGGTCATCCTCCACGAGCAGTTTGTCGGAATTCGG ATAATGGCTGTGATTATTTGCGACACGGGGGTGGCGTTGTTGGCGTATATGGACGGAATCACCGGTAGCCCCACGCTCGGGGGTGTGGTTCTGGCAACATCGGCGGCAGCGGGTTCTGCTGTTTACAAAGTTCTCTTCAAGAAGATCATCGGGGAAGCCACTTACGGCCAAGTAGCCCTTTTCTTCTCGCTCATTGGAATGTTGAACGCGGCATTGTTGTGGCCGTTGTGTCTTGGATTGTTCTTGACGGGGGTGGAAAGCATGCACTGGGATAAATTACCATGGCCTGCGCTGCTTACCGCAAGCTCTCTTTCTCTAG TTGCCAATTTATTGGGTAATTTCAGTGTTGCCCTGACCTACGACTTGTTTATAACTTTAGGGTTGATAACTGCTGTTCCAGTTTCAGCAG CGTTGGACGTGGTACTGTACGGTGCTAACTTTGAGGGGATGAAACTGGCAGGAATGATCCTGATCGCCGTGGGATTTTTCCTGGTCATGTTTCCGGACAACTGGCCAGACTACATAACAAGACTTCTAAG AAATATCATCATGTTGAGTCACAGTGCCAG GTGGAGCAGGCGGAACAGGCATGGAATGCAGGGAGCTCATCGCCGAGACGTGGTGGATTATCGTACAGGTTATATACGTTCGCACCTGAGGTCGCCTTCGGGTAGAGTGAGGTGA
- the LOC138135932 gene encoding solute carrier family 35 member F3 isoform X4 produces the protein MTRDGDIPTIFNPRGRNRAPSVLVTDEGVANGPFAHADSVSSQQEPIEIASPTAPTGLAAKLKSCSVSLCSKSARKIYFGIWVTICVTASWVGATHCIKYLYLQRPVTPDSDDDPVLVPHDTTGLNMTALQKQYAASYQAPFFTTWFVTNWTMLFFPLYFLSRLSTKRCESATDIFSESVRGYRDKGFTAGRFMTRCSIFCLLWVGTNYMYILSLKILLATDVMALFATNVSFVYLLSWVILHEQFVGIRIMAVIICDTGVALLAYMDGITGSPTLGGVVLATSAAAGSAVYKVLFKKIIGEATYGQVALFFSLIGMLNAALLWPLCLGLFLTGVESMHWDKLPWPALLTASSLSLVANLLGNFSVALTYDLFITLGLITAVPVSAALDVVLYGANFEGMKLAGMILIAVGFFLVMFPDNWPDYITRLLRNIIMLSHSASMPTPNRGKKRELMYVCVVCCVILLMLYKIR, from the exons ATGACACGGGACGGGGACATCCCGACTATATTCAATCCACGTGGTCGGAACCGTGCACCCAGTGTTTTAGTAACAGATGAAGGAGTTGCCAATGGACCATTTGCCCATGCAGATTCCGTCAGCAGTCAACAAGAACCCATCGAAATCGCATCACCCACTGCTCCCACAGGACTCGCAGCCAAACTCAAATCCTGCTCCGTCTCACTTTGTTCCAAATCAGCACGTAAA ATTTATTTTGGAATTTGGGTGACAATATGCGTGACTGCGTCGTGGGTGGGGGCCACCCATTGCATCAAATACTTGTACTTGCAAAGACCGGTAACTCCGGACTCAGATGATGATCCCGTCCTGGTGCCCCACGACACGACAGGACTCAACATGACTGCCCTTCAGAAACAGTAT GCAGCATCATATCAGGCACCTTTTTTTACTACATGGTTCGTAACAAATTGGACGATGTTATTTTTTCCGTTGTATTTCTTGAGTCGACTGAGTACGAAACGATGCGAGTCCGCCACTGACATCTTTTCCGAAAGCGTACGAGGATACAGAGACAAAGGGTTTACTGCAG GACGATTTATGACGAGGTGCAGTATATTTTGCCTCCTGTGGGTAGGAACGAACTACATGTACATACTTTCACTAAAAATCCTCCTGGCCACCGACGTCATGGCGCTCTTTGCAACGAACGTCTCTTTCGTGTATCTCCTCTCGTGGGTCATCCTCCACGAGCAGTTTGTCGGAATTCGG ATAATGGCTGTGATTATTTGCGACACGGGGGTGGCGTTGTTGGCGTATATGGACGGAATCACCGGTAGCCCCACGCTCGGGGGTGTGGTTCTGGCAACATCGGCGGCAGCGGGTTCTGCTGTTTACAAAGTTCTCTTCAAGAAGATCATCGGGGAAGCCACTTACGGCCAAGTAGCCCTTTTCTTCTCGCTCATTGGAATGTTGAACGCGGCATTGTTGTGGCCGTTGTGTCTTGGATTGTTCTTGACGGGGGTGGAAAGCATGCACTGGGATAAATTACCATGGCCTGCGCTGCTTACCGCAAGCTCTCTTTCTCTAG TTGCCAATTTATTGGGTAATTTCAGTGTTGCCCTGACCTACGACTTGTTTATAACTTTAGGGTTGATAACTGCTGTTCCAGTTTCAGCAG CGTTGGACGTGGTACTGTACGGTGCTAACTTTGAGGGGATGAAACTGGCAGGAATGATCCTGATCGCCGTGGGATTTTTCCTGGTCATGTTTCCGGACAACTGGCCAGACTACATAACAAGACTTCTAAG AAATATCATCATGTTGAGTCACAGTGCCAG tATGCCAACCCCAAATAGGGGTAAAAAACGTGAATTAATGTATGTATGTGTAGTGTGTTGCGTCATCCTCCTCATGCTCTACAAAATACGATAG
- the LOC138135932 gene encoding solute carrier family 35 member F3 isoform X6 → MTRDGDIPTIFNPRGRNRAPSVLVTDEGVANGPFAHADSVSSQQEPIEIASPTAPTGLAAKLKSCSVSLCSKSARKIYFGIWVTICVTASWVGATHCIKYLYLQRPVTPDSDDDPVLVPHDTTGLNMTALQKQYAASYQAPFFTTWFVTNWTMLFFPLYFLSRLSTKRCESATDIFSESVRGYRDKGFTAGRFMTRCSIFCLLWVGTNYMYILSLKILLATDVMALFATNVSFVYLLSWVILHEQFVGIRIMAVIICDTGVALLAYMDGITGSPTLGGVVLATSAAAGSAVYKVLFKKIIGEATYGQVALFFSLIGMLNAALLWPLCLGLFLTGVESMHWDKLPWPALLTASSLSLVANLLGNFSVALTYDLFITLGLITAVPVSAALDVVLYGANFEGMKLAGMILIAVGFFLVMFPDNWPDYITRLLRKSTRFFQGKKYHHVESQCQYANPK, encoded by the exons ATGACACGGGACGGGGACATCCCGACTATATTCAATCCACGTGGTCGGAACCGTGCACCCAGTGTTTTAGTAACAGATGAAGGAGTTGCCAATGGACCATTTGCCCATGCAGATTCCGTCAGCAGTCAACAAGAACCCATCGAAATCGCATCACCCACTGCTCCCACAGGACTCGCAGCCAAACTCAAATCCTGCTCCGTCTCACTTTGTTCCAAATCAGCACGTAAA ATTTATTTTGGAATTTGGGTGACAATATGCGTGACTGCGTCGTGGGTGGGGGCCACCCATTGCATCAAATACTTGTACTTGCAAAGACCGGTAACTCCGGACTCAGATGATGATCCCGTCCTGGTGCCCCACGACACGACAGGACTCAACATGACTGCCCTTCAGAAACAGTAT GCAGCATCATATCAGGCACCTTTTTTTACTACATGGTTCGTAACAAATTGGACGATGTTATTTTTTCCGTTGTATTTCTTGAGTCGACTGAGTACGAAACGATGCGAGTCCGCCACTGACATCTTTTCCGAAAGCGTACGAGGATACAGAGACAAAGGGTTTACTGCAG GACGATTTATGACGAGGTGCAGTATATTTTGCCTCCTGTGGGTAGGAACGAACTACATGTACATACTTTCACTAAAAATCCTCCTGGCCACCGACGTCATGGCGCTCTTTGCAACGAACGTCTCTTTCGTGTATCTCCTCTCGTGGGTCATCCTCCACGAGCAGTTTGTCGGAATTCGG ATAATGGCTGTGATTATTTGCGACACGGGGGTGGCGTTGTTGGCGTATATGGACGGAATCACCGGTAGCCCCACGCTCGGGGGTGTGGTTCTGGCAACATCGGCGGCAGCGGGTTCTGCTGTTTACAAAGTTCTCTTCAAGAAGATCATCGGGGAAGCCACTTACGGCCAAGTAGCCCTTTTCTTCTCGCTCATTGGAATGTTGAACGCGGCATTGTTGTGGCCGTTGTGTCTTGGATTGTTCTTGACGGGGGTGGAAAGCATGCACTGGGATAAATTACCATGGCCTGCGCTGCTTACCGCAAGCTCTCTTTCTCTAG TTGCCAATTTATTGGGTAATTTCAGTGTTGCCCTGACCTACGACTTGTTTATAACTTTAGGGTTGATAACTGCTGTTCCAGTTTCAGCAG CGTTGGACGTGGTACTGTACGGTGCTAACTTTGAGGGGATGAAACTGGCAGGAATGATCCTGATCGCCGTGGGATTTTTCCTGGTCATGTTTCCGGACAACTGGCCAGACTACATAACAAGACTTCTAAG AAAATCCACACGATTCTTCCAAGGGAAG AAATATCATCATGTTGAGTCACAGTGCCAG tATGCCAACCCCAAATAG
- the LOC138135932 gene encoding solute carrier family 35 member F3 isoform X1: MTRDGDIPTIFNPRGRNRAPSVLVTDEGVANGPFAHADSVSSQQEPIEIASPTAPTGLAAKLKSCSVSLCSKSARKIYFGIWVTICVTASWVGATHCIKYLYLQRPVTPDSDDDPVLVPHDTTGLNMTALQKQYAASYQAPFFTTWFVTNWTMLFFPLYFLSRLSTKRCESATDIFSESVRGYRDKGFTAGRFMTRCSIFCLLWVGTNYMYILSLKILLATDVMALFATNVSFVYLLSWVILHEQFVGIRIMAVIICDTGVALLAYMDGITGSPTLGGVVLATSAAAGSAVYKVLFKKIIGEATYGQVALFFSLIGMLNAALLWPLCLGLFLTGVESMHWDKLPWPALLTASSLSLVANLLGNFSVALTYDLFITLGLITAVPVSAALDVVLYGANFEGMKLAGMILIAVGFFLVMFPDNWPDYITRLLRKSTRFFQGKKYHHVESQCQVEQAEQAWNAGSSSPRRGGLSYRLYTFAPEVAFG, translated from the exons ATGACACGGGACGGGGACATCCCGACTATATTCAATCCACGTGGTCGGAACCGTGCACCCAGTGTTTTAGTAACAGATGAAGGAGTTGCCAATGGACCATTTGCCCATGCAGATTCCGTCAGCAGTCAACAAGAACCCATCGAAATCGCATCACCCACTGCTCCCACAGGACTCGCAGCCAAACTCAAATCCTGCTCCGTCTCACTTTGTTCCAAATCAGCACGTAAA ATTTATTTTGGAATTTGGGTGACAATATGCGTGACTGCGTCGTGGGTGGGGGCCACCCATTGCATCAAATACTTGTACTTGCAAAGACCGGTAACTCCGGACTCAGATGATGATCCCGTCCTGGTGCCCCACGACACGACAGGACTCAACATGACTGCCCTTCAGAAACAGTAT GCAGCATCATATCAGGCACCTTTTTTTACTACATGGTTCGTAACAAATTGGACGATGTTATTTTTTCCGTTGTATTTCTTGAGTCGACTGAGTACGAAACGATGCGAGTCCGCCACTGACATCTTTTCCGAAAGCGTACGAGGATACAGAGACAAAGGGTTTACTGCAG GACGATTTATGACGAGGTGCAGTATATTTTGCCTCCTGTGGGTAGGAACGAACTACATGTACATACTTTCACTAAAAATCCTCCTGGCCACCGACGTCATGGCGCTCTTTGCAACGAACGTCTCTTTCGTGTATCTCCTCTCGTGGGTCATCCTCCACGAGCAGTTTGTCGGAATTCGG ATAATGGCTGTGATTATTTGCGACACGGGGGTGGCGTTGTTGGCGTATATGGACGGAATCACCGGTAGCCCCACGCTCGGGGGTGTGGTTCTGGCAACATCGGCGGCAGCGGGTTCTGCTGTTTACAAAGTTCTCTTCAAGAAGATCATCGGGGAAGCCACTTACGGCCAAGTAGCCCTTTTCTTCTCGCTCATTGGAATGTTGAACGCGGCATTGTTGTGGCCGTTGTGTCTTGGATTGTTCTTGACGGGGGTGGAAAGCATGCACTGGGATAAATTACCATGGCCTGCGCTGCTTACCGCAAGCTCTCTTTCTCTAG TTGCCAATTTATTGGGTAATTTCAGTGTTGCCCTGACCTACGACTTGTTTATAACTTTAGGGTTGATAACTGCTGTTCCAGTTTCAGCAG CGTTGGACGTGGTACTGTACGGTGCTAACTTTGAGGGGATGAAACTGGCAGGAATGATCCTGATCGCCGTGGGATTTTTCCTGGTCATGTTTCCGGACAACTGGCCAGACTACATAACAAGACTTCTAAG AAAATCCACACGATTCTTCCAAGGGAAG AAATATCATCATGTTGAGTCACAGTGCCAG GTGGAGCAGGCGGAACAGGCATGGAATGCAGGGAGCTCATCGCCGAGACGTGGTGGATTATCGTACAGGTTATATACGTTCGCACCTGAGGTCGCCTTCGGGTAG
- the AP-1sigma gene encoding AP-1 complex subunit sigma-2, whose amino-acid sequence MMQFMLLFSRQGKLRLQKWYVAHPDKLKKKITRELITTILARKPKMCSFLEWRDLKIVYKRYASLYFCCAIEQEDNELLTLEVIHRYVELLDKYFGSVCELDIIFNFEKAYFILDELLLGGEIQETSKKTILKAIAAQDLLQEEETPQGFFDDHGLG is encoded by the exons ATG ATGCAGTTTATGCTGCTATTTAGTCGTCAAGGAAAACTTCGTCTGCAGAAATGGTATGTTGCACATCCAGACAAACTAAAGAAGAAAATCACTCGAGAATTGATCACCACAATTCTGGCCAGAAAACCAAAAATGTGTAGTTTTTTGGAATGGAGagatttgaaaattgtgtACAAACG GTATGCcagtttgtatttttgttgtgcTATTGAACAGGAAGACAATGAGTTGCTCACTTTAGAAGTCATTCATAGATATGTGGAATTACTTGATAAGTATTTTGGAAGT GTGTGCGAATTGgatataatttttaactttgaaaaaGCCTACTTTATATTGGATGAGTTACTGCTAGGTGGGGAAATACAGGAGACTAGCAAGAAGACAATTCTCAAAGCAATCGCAGCTCAGGATCTCCTACAAGAG gaGGAAACCCCACAAGGATTCTTCGATGACCACGGTCTTGGATAA
- the LOC138135932 gene encoding solute carrier family 35 member F3 isoform X3: protein MTRDGDIPTIFNPRGRNRAPSVLVTDEGVANGPFAHADSVSSQQEPIEIASPTAPTGLAAKLKSCSVSLCSKSARKIYFGIWVTICVTASWVGATHCIKYLYLQRPVTPDSDDDPVLVPHDTTGLNMTALQKQYAASYQAPFFTTWFVTNWTMLFFPLYFLSRLSTKRCESATDIFSESVRGYRDKGFTAGRFMTRCSIFCLLWVGTNYMYILSLKILLATDVMALFATNVSFVYLLSWVILHEQFVGIRIMAVIICDTGVALLAYMDGITGSPTLGGVVLATSAAAGSAVYKVLFKKIIGEATYGQVALFFSLIGMLNAALLWPLCLGLFLTGVESMHWDKLPWPALLTASSLSLVANLLGNFSVALTYDLFITLGLITAVPVSAALDVVLYGANFEGMKLAGMILIAVGFFLVMFPDNWPDYITRLLRKSTRFFQGKKYHHVESQCQAILLQARGSTSAPESLTPSRRLL from the exons ATGACACGGGACGGGGACATCCCGACTATATTCAATCCACGTGGTCGGAACCGTGCACCCAGTGTTTTAGTAACAGATGAAGGAGTTGCCAATGGACCATTTGCCCATGCAGATTCCGTCAGCAGTCAACAAGAACCCATCGAAATCGCATCACCCACTGCTCCCACAGGACTCGCAGCCAAACTCAAATCCTGCTCCGTCTCACTTTGTTCCAAATCAGCACGTAAA ATTTATTTTGGAATTTGGGTGACAATATGCGTGACTGCGTCGTGGGTGGGGGCCACCCATTGCATCAAATACTTGTACTTGCAAAGACCGGTAACTCCGGACTCAGATGATGATCCCGTCCTGGTGCCCCACGACACGACAGGACTCAACATGACTGCCCTTCAGAAACAGTAT GCAGCATCATATCAGGCACCTTTTTTTACTACATGGTTCGTAACAAATTGGACGATGTTATTTTTTCCGTTGTATTTCTTGAGTCGACTGAGTACGAAACGATGCGAGTCCGCCACTGACATCTTTTCCGAAAGCGTACGAGGATACAGAGACAAAGGGTTTACTGCAG GACGATTTATGACGAGGTGCAGTATATTTTGCCTCCTGTGGGTAGGAACGAACTACATGTACATACTTTCACTAAAAATCCTCCTGGCCACCGACGTCATGGCGCTCTTTGCAACGAACGTCTCTTTCGTGTATCTCCTCTCGTGGGTCATCCTCCACGAGCAGTTTGTCGGAATTCGG ATAATGGCTGTGATTATTTGCGACACGGGGGTGGCGTTGTTGGCGTATATGGACGGAATCACCGGTAGCCCCACGCTCGGGGGTGTGGTTCTGGCAACATCGGCGGCAGCGGGTTCTGCTGTTTACAAAGTTCTCTTCAAGAAGATCATCGGGGAAGCCACTTACGGCCAAGTAGCCCTTTTCTTCTCGCTCATTGGAATGTTGAACGCGGCATTGTTGTGGCCGTTGTGTCTTGGATTGTTCTTGACGGGGGTGGAAAGCATGCACTGGGATAAATTACCATGGCCTGCGCTGCTTACCGCAAGCTCTCTTTCTCTAG TTGCCAATTTATTGGGTAATTTCAGTGTTGCCCTGACCTACGACTTGTTTATAACTTTAGGGTTGATAACTGCTGTTCCAGTTTCAGCAG CGTTGGACGTGGTACTGTACGGTGCTAACTTTGAGGGGATGAAACTGGCAGGAATGATCCTGATCGCCGTGGGATTTTTCCTGGTCATGTTTCCGGACAACTGGCCAGACTACATAACAAGACTTCTAAG AAAATCCACACGATTCTTCCAAGGGAAG AAATATCATCATGTTGAGTCACAGTGCCAG GCCATCCTTCTGCAAGCGAGAGGATCTACATCTGCCCCCGAATCATTAACACCCTCACGACGTCTCTTGTAA
- the LOC138135946 gene encoding ADP ribosylation factor 4-like produces MGLSLSNLFRKLFAKKQLRILMVGLDGAGKTTVLYKLKFGEIVTTIPTIGFNVEMVEYKNIMFTVWDVGGQDKIRRLWRHYFQNTQGIIFVVDSSDRDRIEEAGKELQSLMLEHELQNAVLLVLANKQDLPISMTTPEIAEKMQLNGLHDRKWHIQGSCALKGNGLYEGFEWLSRELL; encoded by the coding sequence ATGGGTCTGTCGCTTTCGAATTTATTTCGAAAGCTGTTCGCTAAAAAACAGCTTCGAATCTTGATGGTTGGGTTAGACGGTGCTGGCAAAACGACGGTTTTGTACAAGCTCAAATTTGGAGAAATTGTGACGACGATACCGACCATAGGTTTCAACGTGGAGATGGTCgagtataaaaatataatgttcACCGTGTGGGACGTCGGGGGACAGGATAAAATTCGTCGCCTTTGGCGGCATTACTTCCAAAACACACAAGGGATCATCTTCGTTGTCGACTCAAGCGATAGGGATCGAATCGAGGAAGCCGGCAAGGAATTGCAAAGTCTGATGCTCGAACACGAATTGCAAAATGCTGTCTTATTGGTCCTGGCAAACAAACAAGATTTGCCCATATCGATGACGACGCCTGAAATCGCCGAAAAGATGCAACTTAACGGGCTCCACGATCGCAAATGGCATATTCAGGGAAGCTGCGCGCTCAAGGGCAACGGCTTGTACGAGGGGTTCGAATGGCTATCGCGGGAGTTGCTTTAG